The following nucleotide sequence is from Salvelinus namaycush isolate Seneca chromosome 23, SaNama_1.0, whole genome shotgun sequence.
ATGGACCCACGGGACCACCACGACCAGGTAGTCCGCAGGGATGGGCCCAGCGACAAGGGGCCCAGCGACAAGAGGCCCAAGTCCAGCTACACAGGCAGGGACAGCAGCCCCCAATCGCCCCGGGATAAGAGGCCTCTCTCGGGGCCCAACATCCGTATGCCTAACCTCCCTGTAACAGAGGGGGTGATAAAGACAGCACAGCAGAGCAGCAGGCCGTTCAACACCTACCCTCGTGCTGACAGTGAAGGAGGAAGAAGCCCCACCAGCCAGGTACTGACAGGCTGCTAGGAGAACACCAGAACGTTGGGTGATATGGAGAGAATGGAAACCATTGTAGCTAATGTTTTATCGACAGACCTCTCAGACATAAAGGTGTTGTTCATACAGTGTCATCATTTTCTCTCCGTTCTAGGAGCTGAAGCCAGCCCGACCACACGAAACACCGTGCCACAACGGTCCCTCTAGTGGCCGCAGCGGGGGCAAAGCCCCACAGCAGGGCCAGCTACGAGGGGACCCCCACCACACCTCCCACCCTGTCCTGGGCCCTGAGCCCCCCCACGGCTACCAGCAGCTGAAGGCTCCCGTTCCCCGCCCCCCGGCCCCTGCCCTACCACCACAGCAGGCCCTCTCAACCCAGAGGGAGCCCCAGCGGGTGTCCCATGAGCAGTTCCGCGCCGCGCTGCAGATGGTGGTGGACCCGGGTGACCCGCGCACCTACCTGGACCACTACATCAAGATCGGAGAGGGCTCCACCGGCATTGTGTGCATTGCCACCGTCAAGAGCACCGGCAAACTGGTGGCTGTTAAGAAGATGGACCTGCGCAAGCAGCAGCGCCGGGAGCTGCTATTCAATGAGGTGGGGACAGTGGTCACTGTAATGGACTTGGATGGGGGTCTTGTTTTTGACCCTGTCATTGACTTAAACAGATTGAGATGATACAGGTTTTAAGATTGTGGATATTTAGGGAATACAGGCCATGAATTTATAAGCTATTAGTTGTGTGATCCATAACCTTTTATAGTGGAGTTGGCTATTACAGAGCTGATTTGCtgacatttgtaaaaatgtgtccTTCATGGAGGGTGAGGTTGATGCATATCTTTGCAGGGGTGTAATGAGTGATGTCATATGCTGTGTAATTTCCCACGGTCTCCTTAGTAACTCTGGTTGCTGTGATCTCCAGGTGGTGATAATGCGGGACTATCACCATGACAACGTGGTGGAGATGTACAACAGCTACCTGGTGGGAGATGAACTCTGGGTCGTCATGGAATTCCTGGAGGGAGGGGCTTTGACTGACATCGTCACACACACCAGGTGCATGTCTGTTGATCGGTCTATTGATCGGTGGTTAGTGCTATCCggaatccttgggatgtccctaccctaAACTCTAACCTTTTTAAATTTCGACTTCAATGGGGTGATGTCAGAGTTGGTGGTACCAAGGATACCGGATAGCAATGACCGTTGATCTGCTTCTCTGACAACTGACCAGCAGGACAAAAGACTATGGTAGGGCTGTCCAACCCTCTTTCTGGAGatataccatcctgtaggttttcaggcCAACCCTACCTAACACCTGATTCATCTAGTAAAGGTCTTGGTGAGTGGTTAATAAGTAGAATCAAGTGTGTTCAATAGATTTGGAGTGAGCCTActggacggtagatctccaggaagaggcaTGGGCAGCCCTGGGCTATGGTGATTTAGATTTAAGATTGTCTGTGTTTCATACTAGTCATATAATATTCAACTGCTCAAATCGTAGCTGTTTTTACAATACAAGCAATGGTAACCACtcaaaatgttttttgtttagtTATTTGTTTCACCACAAGGTGGTAGTGTCGCATAGTTACACCATCACATCACTGCAATGCGacctgtactgtgtgtgtgatgttatTTCTCTGTCAACTCGGAGTGctaatgacctgtgtgtgtgtccaggatgAATGAGGAGCAGATAGCCACAGTGTGCCTGTCTGTGCTGAAGGCTCTGTCAGTTCTGCACACCCAGGGCGTCATCCACAGGGACATCAAGAGTGACTCCATCCTTCTCACCCACGATGGCAGAGTAAGTACTCCGAACTCCAGGGGTTGAAGTTCTCCATCACTGCGACAGATTTCTGTCACATTGGGGAGTTTGGAAATGACACAGCCTAATACAGACAGAAGCATGTCTCTCCTACAAAATATATTCCCAAATAAATGTATTCCCAAATATTTTATTTTCCTCTGTTACGCTATGTGCACTGAACTGACATGTACTGTATGATTGTTGATGACACTCCGATGTTCAGATGAATGTAATAGTCTTTAATGTGAACCACAGCAGCGctcagctcagacagcgctgtcAAGCCTTCTGTAGCTGTTGGCAGTCATTCAAAGCCTCTACTTTATCATTCAGGATGGAGCTTTCCAGTGACACTATTTTTGCCATGTAATGTTATTAAAACAAAATCAGACAACCTGATTATTAGAATAGTTTACCTAGTTGGCTTGTTGCGTGTTCTATGTGAGATAAATATTCCTCTCGAGGCACATTCAAGTTGCTAGAGCCATAGGAGGGGAAACGTATTCTGACAAGCAGTCAATGCACAACTATTCTTCATGCAATCACGGGAAAACACTTGAAAGCTGGGGGATCGCAGTTTTACGTTGTTACCACATTTATTTCTCTACTCTTTCAATTGCACGTGGCATCGTTTTACAAATGCAGTTGTACAATTGGAGTTTCAAGCATGGTTTAGGGGCAGCTGCACAACAGAACACTTTAAAGGAGCGTTGTCGTCTTAAAAGGGCAATGACATACTTtgtaataaaaacaaaaaaatgacattttttCGAGTGAATAATTTATATATTCATATTTATAATAAAATTATTAATAATGACCGTCAGGATGTTGTGTCCAGTGGGGTAAATGGATGTGGACAAcccccatgcttcagcctatgtacATTTTATAGCCTCTATGCTCATCAGTTGGGCTACAGGTGATAATGCTTATTAGTAATGGCACATCTGATAATATAGACCATGCATTGGTTATATGCACATGCTCCAATATGTTAAAATAATTTATACCAATATGTTATTGGGCCCATTTCTGGAGGTAGAAATGCAATTTTAGATGGCATCATGTTATTTCCATTCATTTTGGAATAGAATGTCCTTCCAAAAATTTACCGGAGCTGACCTTCTCAGTCCTTGATGGAATTGGTCAAACATGATTGTCATGACTTTCTTACTTGAAAGGGAGGTGAACTTGACCCCAGACAATTGATCTGAGATCGACTTCAAGTGTCAGTCATTGGGATTATTTTGTTGCTTTAACCCCTGCCTAACTCTGACCCCAGCTCTGCATCACTACCTCCATCAGACAATTATAAGACTAGAGTATGTACACCAAACTCTGACCCCAACTCTACATCACTACTTCCTTCATAGACACAAATATTATaattttccatggcaaaaaaagAAAACACGAAACAGACTGAACTCTATGGACCTTGAAAAACCTGTATGATATAAAATATTGTGTGATATAGGTCTAGCTTTGGGAAATAACTGAATCTGAGTGAATAATAAGGCTGTGTGTGAAATGAAGTCTGATTTCATGTTTTGTTTATTTGACATGATATACTTCAGAGTATTGTGGCAACCCTCCCCATACCACCCAGTCATAACAGGCTTTCATTTTCATATTGAAACGAAAGTCTGCTTTAAAACCATCTGTCTAAATGAAGATATGGGAAAGAGGAACTTGTTTCAGTCATGTTTGTTCCCAAAGTATTGTAatgtagtaccagtcaaaagtttggacacacctactcattcaaggatttttctttatttttactaatctgtcatcaaggcaaagtgtggctactttgaagaatctcaaatatataatttgatttgattaacacttttttggttactacatggttccatatgtgttatttcatagttttgatgtcttctattctacaatgtagaaaaatagtaaaaattaagaaaaagtaggtgtctaaacttttgactggtactgtatatgagaGGTAATGGAGGGCTTGAAGCTCAAGCTGTTAATTTAGTTCTTAATTTACCTGACAACAGTTTGCAGATGATACAACAGTTTGATTGAGCCCAGGTGTCAACCTCAAGCCCCACTTGTCACTTGTAGCTGTCATGGTTAGCATGCTAAGGGCTGCGCTTAGCTCTTATTGTGGTTGACCCAAGGGGAAGTGTAGTCAGTCACCCTCAGCTGTTTCTCGGCAGACGagtgtgggtgcgtgcgtgtgttcaCTGGCGTGTTTCATTTCCCCTTACCAATTCAAAGCATGCTTTAGTCAGTGAGCCCTGTTCTTCAGAGGTCACAATTGGCAGACAGGATATTTATCCACCCAGGCATTGCAAAGGTTTTCTCAGAAAACTGTGGGAGTTGTTCTGCTGTGATGTGTAGTACTGTAAAGCCACACATTGCTAGATAGAGGATTGTTCTTTGTACACAAAGGGTTGAGCCTGTCAATCAATAACACACAATGTCCATGTCAGCCGAAAAAGTCTGTCATTTGCAAAGATACATTCTAAAAATACTGCTATGTTTTTAGATAGATTTTTAAAGCATTTGATCAACAGTTACTCAGGTTGTCTTAATCTCAGCGGTGACATTATTTAGAAAATGTCCTGTGTGTGAATTGTAGTGTGGctctgaccctctcctctgtccccacCCCCCAGGTGAAGCTGTCAGACTTTGGCTTCTGCGCCCAGGTGTCTAAAGAGGTCCAGCGGCGCAAGTCCCTGGTAGGCACACCCTACTGGATGGCCCCAGAGCTCATCTCACGACTACCCTATGGGCCTGAGGTAAGGTCCCGTcagttgtgtctgtgtgtgtgcgcattatAATTCTAAACTATCGTTGatcactgtgtgtatatataatattctACCCCGCAGGTGGACATCTGGTCCTTGGGGGTGATGGTGATTGAGATGGTGGACGGAGAACCCCCCTATTTCAATGAGCCCCCCCTCAAAGCTATGAAGATGATCCGTGACAACCTACCACCCAAACTCAAGAACTTACACAAGGTACTAGGCACACCAGAAAGAGCCCATCTCTCACAAAAGGCCCCAACATGGTTAACAATGTCCCTGTTATTCAACATTTTGAAGTCGATACTCATCCTTTGATGTtgtttttccttctctctgttcccaggtttctcctctcctcaagGGCTTCCTGGACAAATTGCTGGTGCGAGACCCTACCCAGAGGGCCTCAGCCAATGAGCTGCTCAAGCACCCCTTCCTGAGCAAGGCTGGCCCGCCCTCCTGCATCGTGCCTCTCATGAGGCAGAACCGCATGAGATGAGTGAGCAGAGGCCTCTTCCCCACTAAGTGGTAGTAATCACATTGACCCTGAACCCCAAGCTCACACCTCGGACTCGCACTGATCTGGAGCAGGGGGGGGGGTGGGGCAGCGGAGAAGCACTGCCCAGTTCGTATTAGCATTTTTGTTGGTCAAGCATTGTTTTAACGCACCTTTTGAAATGAAAAGGAACTCTGTCTGTCCCTTTTTTCCTGTGGAGGAAAAACATTTGGACACTACAAGGATTTATAGCTTGAGTGGTTTGGTGCAGAATGAGGCTTGGAAAGTGTTGTGGGATCATTAGACCCTAAGCTACCTGCTGGGGAGACTCACAAAAAGAACTGTTAGCATCCTAGCTGAATGGTCTGAAAAGCATTCTTCCACACTACAGGACTTCCTCACTACATGGCCCAGTCTCAACTCTATTGCAATAGCCAGGACATCATAAACTACTACTGAAGGAGGACCATGCTTTTCTCTTACCACACGATGAGTACAAGTCTGAAAAACACTTGGTCCCTGTTACAAACACTAAGAAAAGGTAAACACTGGAGTTGTGTTTTTTAGatatgttttctttatatttctTGTGTAAGTATGATGAACATATCTGCTTTGTTTTCTCTGTTTTGTGATTTTTGTTTAGGTTACAGTGAGATGATTTAAAGCACTACTCCGATAGAAGCTGCACTCCTGGTTGATTCCAATATCGTCTAGTTCtttaaatcatttttttattacaaGATGAATCGTTTCGTTTTTTTAATTTACCTGTGTTTACTAGAATATCATGGTGAAGTGAACATCAAGGCAGGTTTAGCTGTTATTTTTACTTTAGGGATTTAGCTGTGTAGATTGTGCTCTCTGTAACCCTTCGATCCGCTGCTGTAGACCTTaactgttagtctatagtagtgaCTACTAGGTCAATGTAAGGACAACCCTTATGAAGCACCCCTTCCAccatacacgtgtgtgtgtgtatatacaggaATTCTCCAGATcggttaaatatatttttatttttttcctaaAGATGCATTTCTTTATTGCTTGACCTGGCTGACCTGGACAATGGGTCTGGACTATATGAATGTAGTGCTGAGCCACAAACAAGCTCTGCATTTAAAGATGGAATCTGCAGTAGGGTGAAACGGCGCCACTGACCGCCCCCACCACTGTTGTCATTTGTTTTTGTTGCCGAGCTAAGGAGCGTCGCGCAGcattaaaaaagatatatacaaaaaaatagcAGTACATATTGTGCTCTTCTATCGTGCGTGAAAAGATGTCCGAGTGGGAAAAAAACAGTTTGCAGTTACTTTGTTGAAGGTAATATCGCAAACGGACGTGgctgtttcaccattaaggattccagaTTTAAGGGCTTATTACATCAAGAAACGGACACACAAGGTGAAAATCCATGTTTAGCTTAATGAAGTGTGCAACAGATGCTAGAACTGAACTATTGTGTCCGCAATGTAGCAACGGCAGAAAACACAGATGCAAACACAAGTAGTAAACACTCACCGCaattacccacacacacacacacacacacacacacacacacacacacacacacacacacacacacacacacacacacttcatgcaGGGCCCAACAAAAGTCTGTGATGCGAGTGGAATCACGAATTCAGACCTTAAAACggaattcaacaatattcaaaaataggaaatcaactaaatgtattagAAAATGTATTTTGCCAAGATTATCATAAGACATAAAATTGCATtagtgatttgtattttccttaaACTCCCTGAAGCAAAGGCATGGGAATTCCCCTGTCTGTGTGCAAGGTTGTCTgccactttgtgtagccgttagcaaTGATGCTAATGATAACCGTCTTCTGGTAGGTGGAGATACTTAAAAAAATTTTTTGGGACAAACTGCATTCACATGTTTCCCACAGAAACACAGATAACCAAACAAGTCTCTTGGCTGGTGCACGcttgaattaaagggtatctacacCCAAAAATAGAAATGTCTTAGATTttccccagacctcaaaagtgctCACCTGGTGtgttttaagcattgttgtgaacTTAGAACATtaaatgttgtttttctatttaaaaagtgtgatcctggaaaaacaaaacagatATTATAGGGCCCTATTCATTGTTACtccccatttttttttttctctctgagcTTCCCCCTCCAATTCTAGAGTAGCAAGACCAAGTCGCACATGTACCATAGAGAGCATCCAAAGACCACGAGGCCTTAGTGCACAGCAAAGAGTAGCCAATGTGTCTGTTCTGAGTTTCAGTGGGGAAATCAGAACAACTGTCCATAAGTAGACACTAACACTACATTGTGAAGTATTGTATTTAGATACAGAATTGAAGTGTCATAGCAGAGGTTAGTGTACTGTTTTAACATTCTGTCTCAAATGTACTTGCTTGTAGCAAATTGGAGTATTTAATATAGATTTAACTAATTGTTTTACATGATTTTATTAATCTCTCACTTAATCCATTTCAGTACTTTTTACTGCTGCTCAAAAGGTAGTCTGGTTGAATTTAAATGTGAGACAATATTCCATATTTCCAAAAGACAAGTGGAAGTCTGTTAAAAGTGACACGATGGTTGGCATGCCTGAATAATATGTGATCTGTCTGTTCCCTGTGTAAAAAAGAATGTTCTTCCAGTTTAGTTTAGCAAAACTGAGTGAAAAGATGGGCTGAAAGAATGACAATCAAAGTTAGTAGGAGTAAATAACTGTCTGCTTTTGCAACAATATTCTAAACTGATCGCTTTTCATTGCTCACAAAGTTTTGTAACTATAATTGTGTAGCATTTTGACAACAAACTCATTTTCTAAAGAAATCCTATTTTGATACTCATTAAATCCATATTTATGTATGTATATTTCTAACTTAACTAATAAGTACCATGAAGTGATGGCACACACTTGGCATTTTGTGTTTTTGATTAAATACTGTATAACGATGAATGCAAAAAAATCTATAGACTTATCATTCCTCAAACTACAGGATTGAAGCATCCCATTAACCCCCACATGTTACATAGGACTTCAATCGCCATTGGTTTCACTCACTTCTACCACAGTTTTCAGTGGCTGGTATGAAACCAATCACGTATATTTCTCAGTTGGTATTTGACATTCCTGTAGCTTCTACTTAAATGAATGGCTGTCAAGGTTAGAATGGCTTAACATGGTTTtatcgttttttgtgtgtgttaatgCCTTAACGTTCAGAAGAGTAACATGATTTAATATGATTCCCTTTCTTTACAATTACTGTTAATTGCAAATATACATTATGATATTACTCATCTCCAGGAGTCTAGTGCCTCAGCGTAAACTTATCGTTGTTCTCGCTGGTTTGTGTTTGTTGAGGATGCTCAAATTCCAATTAGGAGCTGTGACGACTACTGACTGGCCTACTTGGTAATATATTTATGTGTGAATTTCTCCAACTTGTCTGTATGATCATTTTTCACACTTGTACGCTAAATCATTTATGCATCAGTATTGTCAAGTTTGTCATAGTTGACCATTTTTCTGAAGAGTCCAAACCCCCCTGGATTTTTGAATTTCCACTggttattaaaaaaataaacattgcaGATTTTCGATATTTTTTGCAAATACAGTTTTTCTAAAATGTaagttttttttttgtcatgCCTTGTCATTGTGTATTGTGTGACCGTTGATGTCAACCATTTCAAAAGTTGTTACAGCAATAGCCTTTGTCTCCTCAGATGGTACTAATTTGCTCATTGCTAAAACACTAAAGAGCCAGAGTCTGCTATATCCAAAATCATCCTGCAATACTGTAAATAGAGGGGTGTGGCTTCATCAGTGACTGCAAAAAGGAAAATAAGGAAGGGAAAAGGGATACCTAGttagttgcacaactgaatgcattcaacccaaATGTGTCTattgcatttaacccaaccccctatGAGGTCTGAAAAAGAACATATTCCATCTTTAATGAGGGATATTTTGCCCTACAGGGCTTCATCCTACAGATCGGGTTACAACATAATACAGGCATAGCCCTAACAGGCGGTGAGAAAGGATATAATGAGGGACATAGTCACTGATATCTCATACTGGGTAGAGTTTGGACTATGGCTTGTACATGCCACTCCCAGAGAGGTACCAGGAATTAACTTGTTTTGAAGTTGTGCTGTCATAAGAAATGACAGGTTAACTTGATGATGTTACAGTTGGTTATTAATGGTCTTAGTGACATTAATAGTTGCATCCCAGTTATTTTCAGTGTAGCACATATGAGGAATGCTGTTAGACTTGACCTTTGGCTATGTGAGGATGATTTTGATGGTGTTGTTGAATGATCACATTTGGCTGTGATTCTGGTTTTAAATCGTCATCTATTCGAAAGTATGGGCTGGAGCCCATGTTCTATAGGTGGTTGACTGCTAATAAGTCAGTTATATTGTGTCTTAGGTAGAACCAGACGTTTGTTTGTCTTCATATTTATCAACCTGATACATTGGGGAAATATGATAAGATCAAATATGACATCACACAATATTAATGTATCTCCGGGAGGAACTCAATTCTGTTGCATTGGCACGCTCGGCATTATTTTTTAGCACTTCCGTCTAGTCATTCTATCAGATGTGATTCTATATCATCTGGCCTGGCACTGTATACTTTTGTGTTTGTTCACTTCACTAATTTTAGCAGGCGACCATGGTGGGGACAGTCTTGTTTTAAACAGAGGATTTGTAAAAAGTGTGGTCCAAAACACTGACCGCTCATTATACTGCGGTGAACTGAAAGTTACATTTTCACAGCTCTGCGAAATTGAGCTTGAATTTCCAGAATGTGAAGGTCCAGCGGACGTTTGCTCCAGGGCGGGGTTTTTGTGTGAAGACTCAATGGTTACAGTGGTggagttcgttttgcatggcccggtgccccgGGGTTGACGATTTATTTT
It contains:
- the LOC120018309 gene encoding serine/threonine-protein kinase PAK 4-like → MFTKKKKPRVQISAPSNFEHRVHTDFDEQEQKFVGLPRQWQSLIEDTAKRPKPFIDVTVITTVEPRKTIVRGSKIAVDGSLTWLLDEFDTMSVTRSNSLRRGSPPIQPRRDSGSSGGGGHENGDLAHRTHHHPDHYGDRDRERPRTDQLAGGDPRQTQRVPRSQREDGRPQQQPRGQEPGSRHRERERPCPPPPPPKPRDMDPRDHHDQVVRRDGPSDKGPSDKRPKSSYTGRDSSPQSPRDKRPLSGPNIRMPNLPVTEGVIKTAQQSSRPFNTYPRADSEGGRSPTSQELKPARPHETPCHNGPSSGRSGGKAPQQGQLRGDPHHTSHPVLGPEPPHGYQQLKAPVPRPPAPALPPQQALSTQREPQRVSHEQFRAALQMVVDPGDPRTYLDHYIKIGEGSTGIVCIATVKSTGKLVAVKKMDLRKQQRRELLFNEVVIMRDYHHDNVVEMYNSYLVGDELWVVMEFLEGGALTDIVTHTRMNEEQIATVCLSVLKALSVLHTQGVIHRDIKSDSILLTHDGRVKLSDFGFCAQVSKEVQRRKSLVGTPYWMAPELISRLPYGPEVDIWSLGVMVIEMVDGEPPYFNEPPLKAMKMIRDNLPPKLKNLHKVSPLLKGFLDKLLVRDPTQRASANELLKHPFLSKAGPPSCIVPLMRQNRMR